The genomic DNA tttagagtACTTCATAGGTTCCTCAATGTTCTTTTAGATTAACATGTGGCAGTCTAATATTTGGTACAATCAGAATAGTATTTGACATGGTTTAAAACTTCATTTCGTGCTGGGTAAAATTTACCATGTTCTGCCCGTTGCCTAGCACCGACATTGCGTGCCGCCACTGGGGCTGCCGTGAACCCACGCCAACCTCCATGGGTTGGGTTGTCCCCATGGGATGCTCGCAGGCGACAAGTGCATGTTGCAGAAAGCCTAATAAAATCTTATGTTAATAATTAACCTAAGCTTAGTAATTtcaatcaactcctagctataaTAGGATACTCTAAATAGATTTAATCAAAGCTATATTGAAATCGTATGGTTTCGTCATAAATCAAAACTCCAATATTGTTCAGAATTTTAAACCATGGTATTTGACGTTTGTGGAATGTTCAAGTTAACAAAGTGAAAATATGTAATCTAAACCTTGCAAAGAAGTACGACATGGATGGTAGTCGTTATTTATTTTCTGAGAGAAAAGCTTGGATGACTATGCCCGCCCGTGAGTATTCAGTAAATATATTGAATATATATATGGGTAGGCAATATATAATCATGTGCCCATCACCAATAGGATTTTGGGAATAAACTGTTATGCAACTATTTACTTTATAACAATTTCATTTATAATTTGCATATTCAATAGAGAGTTGGGAAAGGTCACTTGATGTAGTTACTTGTAAAAGCTCATTCATGTCCCTCGGGACGGACAGTTGGCTAGCGTATAGTGGTGTTGCTACTATGAGATATGGGAGTCAAATCTCGGGTAGTAGTCGGGTGTCTACCTTCCCCCTGCGCTATTTAACTGCGTaaggctagtagtcatccgtgatttatctcttccATGTTGGTCAGGGGACGGGCTGGTTGAGGCGATGGGGGCGAGCGAATTGCCTTTTGCCACCTTGTAAAAGCTCATTCATtaactctctttctctctctttaagctgagctatttgaattaatcttcttTTTATATCCTTCTATGAatcattttcttttatgcttctcATCTCATCTTATTtcctatttaatatttttattggcTTTGCTGCGTAAATGGAAAAAAATATAGACAATTGGTAGTTGTGTTTGCTTTATATTATTCATCATCGTActtaatataaaagaaacgaaaaGAGAATGACTTGAACCCTGGCCACATGCATATTCCTTTTTCCCTTGTTTTCTCTTGCGATTAGCAGGTGACCACATCCTCAAGCAACCTGATAGAACAGACAAGAGAAAATCCACATGCTACTACATTGTTGTCAGCTCCTTTTCCTAAAACAATCATTCTGGGTTTCAGCAAAGGTGGCACTGTAGTAAACCAGCTTGTAACTGAATATGCCGAGTTGATATCTTCACCCCAGTCATTTGATAGAAAGCAAGTCCACATGTATCCAATCTCCAAGGAGGATCTCTTGCTGAGCATCTCTGAGTTCCATTATGTTGATGTTGGATTAAATTGTGCTGGTGCCTATTTGACCGATCATTCTGTTATTAAGGAGATTGCTCAATGTTTGTTGCTTAATAATGCTAGTCTTCGGTTTGTTCTTCATGGGACTCCTCGACAATGGTCTGACCATCATCGTCCATGGATTAATAGAGAAAAAGATACCCTCCTGCAAATGCTCAAAGATGAAACTCATAGATGTGAAGGAAAATTGCAGGTTGAGGAGAGATTCTATTTTATCAATATGAAGCCCAGTTTGCAGATGCATTTTGAAATAATTCAAGTTATGGATATTACATAATTTTCTGCAGTTGTGGAATTGTAAGGTTCTTCTTGAagtatcttgtttttttttctctaatgGA from Zingiber officinale cultivar Zhangliang chromosome 4A, Zo_v1.1, whole genome shotgun sequence includes the following:
- the LOC121969961 gene encoding uncharacterized protein LOC121969961 isoform X3, which encodes MDRWIGCFRICLNPSKSVSCIKITASLMISPSSRTLLIPSINAIFFCGDKVQGTGNSVIERLSDSRNISESIVSKLGSSTNVWVIEASTYNGSFALYKEFIPSLTSRGEPKQYDPSGFLASSAIVSILSRCLEQVTTSSSNLIEQTRENPHATTLLSAPFPKTIILGFSKGGTVVNQLVTEYAELISSPQSFDRKQVHMYPISKEDLLLSISEFHYVDVGLNCAGAYLTDHSVIKEIAQCLLLNNASLRFVLHGTPRQWSDHHRPWINREKDTLLQMLKDETHRCEGKLQVEERFYFINMKPSLQMHFEIIQVMDIT
- the LOC121969961 gene encoding uncharacterized protein LOC121969961 isoform X2, which encodes MVEIANSTLRSTLITWKILQYKYDKKNDITYYYWSKNKREAHPVKSWSVKNSPSIFQVMDRWIGCFRICLNPSKSVSCIKITASLMISPSSRTLLVQGTGNSVIERLSDSRNISESIVSKLGSSTNVWVIEASTYNGSFALYKEFIPSLTSRGEPKQYDPSGFLASSAIVSILSRCLEQVTTSSSNLIEQTRENPHATTLLSAPFPKTIILGFSKGGTVVNQLVTEYAELISSPQSFDRKQVHMYPISKEDLLLSISEFHYVDVGLNCAGAYLTDHSVIKEIAQCLLLNNASLRFVLHGTPRQWSDHHRPWINREKDTLLQMLKDETHRCEGKLQVEERFYFINMKPSLQMHFEIIQVMDIT